Proteins encoded together in one Halothermothrix orenii H 168 window:
- the nrdD gene encoding anaerobic ribonucleoside-triphosphate reductase, which yields MEKKRQKCEVYSRVVGFLTPVSQWNKGKKEEFKDRLTYDKILDRDIISSAE from the coding sequence ATGGAAAAAAAGAGACAGAAATGTGAGGTCTATTCCCGGGTTGTTGGTTTTTTAACCCCGGTATCACAGTGGAACAAGGGAAAAAAAGAAGAATTTAAAGACAGGTTAACCTATGATAAAATCCTGGATAGGGATATAATCTCATCTGCAGAATAA
- a CDS encoding anaerobic ribonucleoside-triphosphate reductase activating protein translates to MKIAGLQKTSLIDYPEKISTVVFTYGCNLRCPYCHNSGLVKNNNKNIDFISLDLLFEFLRRRKKLIDGVCITGGEPTLQTGLEPFIRKIKKMGFKIKLDTNGTKPDLINKLVKENLIDYIAMDIKAPFSRYGLLAGSSKYNNQIKESINILLNSNIDYEFRTTVIPGYHTENDLIKIAELIKGAGRYFIQNFKPHNTLDSAFKSKKGFPPHVLEDFKSKISPYISNVGIRN, encoded by the coding sequence ATGAAGATAGCTGGTTTACAGAAAACAAGCCTTATTGATTATCCTGAAAAAATATCAACTGTTGTCTTTACTTATGGTTGTAATTTAAGGTGTCCTTACTGCCATAATTCAGGTCTTGTTAAAAACAACAACAAAAATATTGACTTTATTTCCCTGGATTTATTATTCGAATTTCTCAGGAGAAGAAAAAAATTAATAGACGGTGTCTGTATAACCGGTGGCGAACCCACTCTGCAGACTGGGTTAGAACCTTTTATTAGAAAAATAAAAAAAATGGGATTCAAAATAAAGCTTGATACCAACGGAACGAAACCTGATCTAATAAACAAACTGGTAAAGGAAAATTTAATTGATTATATTGCCATGGATATCAAGGCTCCTTTTTCCAGATATGGGTTGCTGGCCGGAAGCTCTAAATATAATAATCAGATAAAAGAAAGTATTAATATTCTGCTTAATTCAAATATAGACTATGAATTCAGAACAACAGTAATCCCTGGCTATCATACAGAAAATGATCTGATAAAAATAGCTGAATTAATTAAAGGAGCAGGTCGTTATTTCATCCAGAACTTTAAACCACATAATACACTGGATAGTGCCTTTAAATCAAAAAAGGGATTTCCACCTCATGTACTTGAGGATTTTAAATCAAAAATATCGCCTTATATATCCAATGTGGGAATTAGAAATTAA